The genomic interval TTACGCCGTTGGTATTGCTCAGGATGAAGAGAGTCACCTCGGAGTCGTTGACCAGTTTGCCGAATGGTTTTGTTTGCAGGTTCATCTATCGAGTGTCTGTCAAAGGCACAAGCTACGGTTAATTTTGAACAGAAGTCAGAACAGTTGCGATAAGAATCTGACTGACGCTCCGCAAGAAATCGTAGTCGAGAGTGTCCGGGGTGTCGGTGGGCTGATGGTAATTGTGGTTGCGAAACTCCGAAGTGTCGGTCCACATGATTGCGGGTATGCCAGCCTTCCAGAAAGGAGCGTGATCGCTTCGCTGCAGGACCGGGAGCAGTTTTTCCACCCCGGCGTACACTTTCAGGCTCAGCACCGGAAAACCTGGCCAATAGGTCCTGGCTGTTTGCAAGACGGTACTCGCCATGGCGGTGGAATCCTTGTTCGCGAGGATGCCCAGGAAATCACCATGGTCCGGTATCTGGATCGGCAGGCCCGGCGGAATCGCCTGGGAACCGGGGCGATGATCGCAGTAGCCGACCATCTCCAGAACATGAGCTTCACGAATAGATATTCTTCCTTCTGTTCCGATGGTTCTCACAAAGTCGGCGCTACCCAGCAAGCCGTCCTCCTCCCGGTTGAAGGAAGCGAAGCAGACGGGACACTCGGGGGCATGCCCGGCCAAAGCCTTGGCGCAGGCCAACAGGGCCGCGACCGCGCTGGCGTTGTCGTCGGCGCCGGGAGTGCCCGGTACGCTATCGTAGTGCGCGCCAACGAGGACGCAAGGGGTATTGGGAGCGTTCCGCGAGCGAGCAACGACGTTCGCGTACTCGCCCTGCAACTCCGCATCGTATCCATACGAACACAACTGGCGGGCAATCCAGCGGGCCGTCAGTCGATTGTTCTCCGGTTGCAATTCGTAGTGGCGAGGGACCGCCATGGTTTCGACAATTCCTCGGAGGAAGGACACCGAAACATCGTTCGCTGCTTCCTTGATGCGAACATCGGGGGCAGCGGCCTGCGCGTTGGCCGAATGTTGGACAAGCATTTAGGGTCGGTTCCACCTACTGCAGAAGTTGCACGCGATAGAAACGTTTGGTTTGCGTCGTGGCGTTGGTGTCCACGATGGTGACGAAGCCGCCGTTGCCGGGGACATTGCTGCTGACGGTCGTCCACGTGCCGGTAACCAAATCGCTGGTTTTTTGGATGAGATAAAGGCGATTCGAGCCCGTGGACAAGCTGATCTGGACGTTCGTCCCTGCGGGCGCGATGTCGGCGATTCGCAGGTCAGGTCCGGGCGTAAAGTTGATGACGCTATTAATCCAGGCAACGTGCGCCGAAACGCGCGAAACGAAGAAGTAGCCGGGAATGTCGGAAACTTGATTCGTGGTGAACGTCCAAGGGAACCCCGGGCCGGAGGAGGTATAAAGCCCACCTTGGTCCACCATGGCGCCAAAAAACTGTGTATTCGCATTCGTTGTCCCATCGAGACTGTAGTATCCCGTCGACGCGTAATTTACTCCCGCCAGTTCCCATGTGGAACCATTCTTGATGAATAGTCCGCCACTGGAATCCCCGTTCGACAACATGCACTCGTTGGTGGGACCGGTTCGGTCGAAAAAGGCCACCAGAAAGTCGCCGAGGCCGGGGTCCGTGAAAGTCTGTGAGACAGTATTTTGTCCCCAGCGCTCCGAGCCATCCGGTATTCCCCACTTCCAGCCCTTGAGCTGGCCCCCGACTGTGACTGAATCTCCGCGTGGGGTACCGCGGCCGAAGACGACAAACGTTTGGCTTACTTCATTCGTGCCCGTGTACAACGGAGCATAAGTCGGGAAGGTCTCGGCCACCTGCCAAACGCGCAGATCAGAATTGGGACAATCCGTAAAAGCAACCGTGTGATAGAAAAAACCGTTCAGTTGGAAGACGTCTCCCGGAGAACCCCCGACATGGATCGCGGCGAGGAAAAAATTTGGGGCGATCGGGGTCGCCAACCATTGTCCATTTGTCGGCCAAAGACCTTCATACTGCCAACCGCTATTGATCAGCGCCCCGGTCGGGGCGGAGGTATTGAACGTTGTGTTGCTGGTTGCTTCGAACAAGATTGCTCTGGCAGGAATCGCACAAAATAGCGAAATCGAAAGAGGGAGGAAGATCTGCACCCTGCGAGCCCACGAATTCATACGTGGTCTATGATAACAAAAACCGGCCCGGATGACAAGAACGGTGGGGCTGACCGCCGTGAACCTATATCGAAACGGTGAGTTTATTTGGAGCTGACTACCACGCAGTGCAGTCAGTATGCCATGTACACCAATAAGATACAGCTCCCGCCTTGCCCTCAAATCGAACCCCGTTTTCCCCAAGACCGCCCCTTTTCGAACCCCGTGAGGACAAGGCGAGAGGTTGTTGTTGGAAATACTCGCCGGTGACAGTGACAATTCAAAGGTGTCCAAGTTACGATTTGGTGATACCGGATGGTGACGCGGGGAGCGGTTGTGGTGACTATAAGCCTTCCCGATTTGGTCAGAGTGAATTCCTTGCGGTGTTCCGTTGGCCTTGAGTATTACGCGGTCGCTGTTAAACTGAAGACGGTTCAGACGCGTTTCTTCGGATGTTGGAGGCTGTTTTGTTGCGACGGAGAGGTGGCAGAGTGGTCGAATGCGGCGGTCTTGAAAACCGTTAGGCGCGCAAGCGTCTCGGGGGTTCGAATCCCTCCCTCTCCGCCATTTGATGGGCCTGCCGGAACGGCCTTGACAAGGCGGGTGGGGGTTTGGTACAGAAGCCACAGTATCAAAGGGATGTATGCACATTTGTGAGTTGGTTGTGACGGAATCTGGAGGAAGGCAGTCGAATGCATGAGCGACCGTGCTTGCCCAACGGGTGAGCGCGGTTTTTAAATTTATCCCCCAAAAAACTTCTCCCGAAAGTGAATTCTCGAGCAAGCAACATCCCCGATGGAGGTAACAAGACATGGCACGCGGCACTGTGAAATGGTTCAATGAGAAGAAGGGCTTCGGCTTCATCCAACAAGAAGGCGGAGCGGACGTGTTCGTTCACTTCTCGGCTATCCAGGGTGACGGATTCAAAACTCTGGCTGAGGGTCAAGCCGTGGAGTTTGAGATCATTGAAGACGCAAAGGGCGCGAAAGCCCAGAACGTCACTCGGGTCTAGGCTATTGGGCGCCGCAGGAATGCGGCCAGCTTTTTGGGCCCGGGAGTGCGCGGGCAACAACGCGTGCAAAACGCAGGAGCGTCGCGGCGTGTAGAGGGCATTTTTGCGCGCTGGAATGGACATTCTGTGGCGCTGGAAAGCTGATAAAACCTGGCTACTGCGGCAAGTTGAAAATAGTTCTTGCATCCGTGCGAGGCGGTCTGTACTTTGGCCGCCCTTGGACGGGGAATCCAGTCACGAGGTCGTGTTAAAAATTCTTCTGTGACAGGCTTGACAGGCTTGGGGAGTGCGAGTAGATAGAGGGTGCCTGCAAGGGGGCGTTTCGGACGGTTCTTTTAGGAGTGCGACAAACTTCTGATCCCGAGAGCGGGTTTGTTGTCGCTTGAAAACGGAAGTGATCAGCGGTTAGACATGAGCGTTCAGCCCGACGGCTGAGAGTTCATTATCTGAAAGTTGATTACCCGCGCCGCCAGTGGCGGCGCGTCGCGTTCTTTGAAAATTGAAAGTGCGATACGTGAGAGCCCACGTTTGTCCCGGCGCAAGTCGGGATGGACAAATTGAGTAGTAACAGACCAGTTGGTTAGCCCTGACTGGTCGCTCAACGTGGAATCGGTCGGATCAGCAATGGCCCCGAAAGGGGACATTGACGCTTCGGAGCAATTCGGGGCAGGTCTGGTTGATTTTTATACGGAGAGTTTGATTCTGGCTCAGAACGAACGCTGGCGGCGTGGATAAGACATGCAAGTCGAACGGGAGTTTACTGGTAGCAATATTAGTGAATTCGAGTGGCGAAAGGGTGCGTAACACGTAGCTATCTACCTCGAAGTGGGGGATATCTCCGAGAAATCGGAGTTAATACCGCATGTGACTGTGAGGTCAAAGCTGGGGATCGTAAGACCTGGCGCTTTGAGATGAGGCTGCGGCCTATCAGGTTGTTGGCGGGGTAATGGCCCACCAAGCCTAAGACGGGTAGCTGGTCTGAGAGGACGACCAGCCACACTGGAACTGAGACACGGTCCAGACACCTACGGGTGGCAGCAGTCGAGGATTTTTCTCAATGGGGGAAACCCTGAAGGAGCGACGCCGCGTGAGGGATGAAGGTCTTCGGATTGTAAACCTCTGTCATCTGGGAACAATGTGATCTACCTAACACGTGGATTATTGATAGTACCGGAAGAGGAAGCAGTGGCTAACTCTGTGCCAGCAGCCGCGGTAATACAGAGACTGCAAGCGTTGTTCGGATTCATTGGGCGTAAAGGGTGCGCAGGCGGTTCGTTAAGTCGGATGTGAAATCTCACAGCCTAACTGTGATAGGTCATTCGAAACTGGCGGACTCGAGGACTGGAGAGGAGACTGGAATAGTCGGTGTAGCGGTGAAATGCGTAGAGATCGACTAGAACACCGGTGGCGAAGGCGAGTCTCTGGACAGTTCCTGACGCTCAGGCACGAAAGCCAGGGGAGCAAACGGGATTAGATACCCCGGTAGTCCTGGCCCTAAACGGTGTTCACTTGGTGTGCGGGGAGTCGACCCCCTGCGTGCCGAAGCTAACGCGATAAGTGAACCGCCTGGGAAGTACGACCGCAAGGTTAAAACTCAAAGAAATTGACGGGGGCCCGCACAAGCGGTGGAGCATGTGGCTTAATTCGATGCAACGCGAAGAACCTTACCTGGCCTTGACATGCTGGTAGTAGAAACCCGAAAGGGTGACGACTCCTCGCAAGAGGAGAGCCAGCACAGGTGCTGCATGGTTGTCGTCAGCTCGTGTCGTGAGATGTTGGCTTAAGTGCCGCAACGAGCGCAACCCCTGTGTTTAGTTGCCTGCGAAAGCGGGATCTCTAAACAGACTGCCTCGCTTTAAACGAGGAGGAAGGTGGGGATGACGTCAAATCAGTATGGCCCTTACGGCCAGGGCTGCACACGTGCTACAATGCATGGTACAGAGGGACGCAAGACCGCGAGGTGGAGCAAATCCCACAAAACCATGCCCAGTTCAGATTGAAGGCTGCAACTCGCCTTCATGAAGCCGGAATCGCTAGTAATGGCGCATCAGCTACGGCGCCGTGAATACGTTCCCGGGCCTTGTACACACCGCCCGTCACATCATGGAAGCGGTCTGCACCCGAAGTCGCCGCGTCAACCCGCAAGGGAGACAGGCGCCGAAGGTATGGATCGTGACTGGGATGAAGTCGTAACAAGGTAGCCGTAGGGGAACCTGCGGCTGGATCACCTCCTTTCTAAGGAGACCTTGATCCGGGACTTCGGTCTCGGGTCGGATCCTAGGTCGAATCCCGTCCTGCGCAAGCGGGGCTGGGACGCTTAAACGTATCGCACATTTCAGTTTTCGAAGAACGACTGTTCTTTACAAACGTGAAGTACTGGAGAGAAAACCTTCTGGGGCGAAGTGGGCCCAGGCGACCCCTGAGGGGGCCGTAGCTCAATTGGTAGAGCGCCTGCTTTGCAAGCAGGAGGTCACGAGTTCGACTCTCGTCGGCTCCACCAGTTTCGGCGCCACGCGCCGTCTGGGCGCGTAGCTCAGCTGGTTAGAGCATGCGCTTGATAAGCGCAGGGTCATAGGTTCGAATCCTATCGCGCCCACCAGTTTCACGGTTCAATTTTCGTCCCGCTCGGCGGGGCGGATGTTCTTTGACAATTGCATACAGTGTAGTGGGTATAAAAAACTACATAATGCTGAGAATATTTGTTCTGGAACTCTATAAAGAGAACCGGACGGATAGTTTGTGATCAAGCTACTAAGAGCGCAGGGTGAATGCCTTGGCGACGATAGGCGATGAAGGACGTAGTAAGTTGCGATAAGCCACGGGGAGCGGCAAGCACGCGGTGATCCGTGGATGTCCGAATGGGGGAACCCACTCCGATTAATATCGGAGTACAGTGGTCTGAATTCAATAGGACCATATGAGCCATACCCGGTGAAGTGAAACATCTCAGTAACCGGAGGAAAAGAAAGAGCACATCGATTCCCTGAGTAGTGGCGAGCGAAACGGGAACAGCCTAAACCGAGGTACTTGTACTTCGGGGTTGCGGGACCTTAATGTGGTATGCCGAGAGTTAGTCGAAGGCAATGGAAATTGCCCCCATAGAGTGTGACAGGCACGTAAGCGAAAACTCAAAGCGACCTAGAGGTATCCCAAGTAAGACGGCACACGTGAAACGTTGTCTGAATCCGCGCCGACCACGGCGCAAGGCTAAATACTCATCGTCGACCGATAGTGAACTAGTACCGTGAGGGAAAGGTGAAAAGAACCCCTTTGAGGGGAGTAAAAAGAACCTGAAACCCTGTGCTTACAATGTGTCATAGCCGAGTCGCAAGACTTGGTGATGGCCTGCCTTTTGCATAATGAGTCTGCGAGTTATTGTCAGTGGCCAGGCTAACCCCGGTACGACGGGGGCAGCCGCAGCGAAAGCGAGTCTGAATAGGGCGATTAGTCGCTGGCAATAGACCCGAAGCGGAGGTGATCTACGCATGGTCAGGGTGAAGTCTGGGTAACACCAGATGAAGGCCCGAACGCGTGAATGTTGAAAAATTCTGCGATGAACTGTGCGTAGGAGCGAAAGACTAAACAAACCCCGTCATAGCTGGTTCTCCCCGAAATATATTGAGGTATAGCGTCCGGCCACTAGCGCGCGGAGGTAGAGCACTGGATGGGATAGGAGCCTTACCGGGCTACCGAATCCAACCAAACTCCGAATACCGCGTTGCACTACCCGGGCAGTCAGACAGTGGGGGATAAGCTTCATTGTCGAGAGTGAAACATAAACAGACTATCAGCTAAGGTGCCTAAACTACGTTTAGTGGAAAGGATGTGAGGTTGCTAAAACAGTGAGGATGTTGGCTTAGAGGCAGCCATCATTTAAACAGTGCGTAATAGCTGACTCATCGAGCGATCTTGCGCCGAAAATGATTGGCGATCAAACGTAGTACCGAAGCTATGGATTCACCAGGTCCTCGGACTTGGTGAGTGGTAGGGGAGCGTTCCAAGCGCATCGAAGGTGGAAGGTGACTGAAACTGGAGTGCTTGGAAGTGAGAATGCAGACACGAGTAGCGATAAAGTCCGTTAAATTCGGACTCGCCGTAAACCTAAGGTTTCCTGGGGAAGGTTCGTCCGCCCAGGGTTAGTCGGGACCTAAGTCGAGGCCGTAAGGCGTAGATGATGGACAGTTGGTTAATATTCCAACACCACCTTGGTTTAAGCTGTAAGGAACCCAGAAGGGAATGCGAGCCACCGATTGAAAGTGGTGGTCAATACCGTCGGAAGACGGAGTTGGACGCGGCGACTACGGTCAAAGCGGATTCGTTAATACCACGCTGGCGAGAAAAGCCTTGCAGTGTTCACCATGGGTGCCCGTACCGTAATCCGACACAGGTGGGTGAGATGAGTATTCTCAGGCGCGCGAGTGAAATCTCTCTAAGGAACTCGGCACATTAGCCCCGTAACTTCGGAAGAAGGGGCGCCCCGGTTGGTCAGATTATATCAAAGCCGATTGGGGCCGCAGTGAAAGGCGCTCTGCGACTGTTTAACAAAAACACAGCTCTGTGCGAACTCGCAAGAGACGGTATACAGAGTGACAAGTGACCAATGCGGAAAGATTAAGGCGAGGGGTCAAGGCGTAAGCCTGAAGCTCTGAACTTAAGTCCCCGTGAATGTCGGCCGTAACTATAACGGTCCTAAGGTAGCGAAATTCCTTGTCGGGTAAGTTCCGACCTGCACGAATCTTGTAACGAAAGAGCGACTGTCTCGGAGAGAGGCTCGGCGAAACTGTAGTTGCGGTGAAGATGCCGCATACCCGCAGTAGGACGGAAAGACCCCGTGCACCTTTACTGTAAGCTGATATTGGACTTTGGTGTGTGATACGTAGCGTAGGTGGGACCCTTTGATGCCAGGCTTTCGGGTCTGGCGGAGGGAACAATGAAACACCACTTTTCGCTCATTAAGGTTCTAACCACGTGCCGTTAACCGGCCGCGGGACCGTGTCAGCGGGTCAGTTTGACTGGGGCGGTTTCCTCCCAAAGAGTAACGGAGGAGTACGATGCTTGGCTCAACCTGGTTGGCAATCAGGTGTTGAGGATATGGCTATAAGCCAGGCTCACTGTGAGACCTACAAGTCGAGCAGACGCGAAAGCGGGTCCAAGTGATCCGGTGGTTGAATGTGGAATCGCCATCGCTCATCGGACAAAAGGTACGCCGGGGATAACAGGCTTATCGGGCCCAAGAGTTCATATCGACGGCCCGGTTTGGCACCTCGATGTCGGCTCATCGCAT from Verrucomicrobiia bacterium carries:
- a CDS encoding M28 family peptidase gives rise to the protein MLVQHSANAQAAAPDVRIKEAANDVSVSFLRGIVETMAVPRHYELQPENNRLTARWIARQLCSYGYDAELQGEYANVVARSRNAPNTPCVLVGAHYDSVPGTPGADDNASAVAALLACAKALAGHAPECPVCFASFNREEDGLLGSADFVRTIGTEGRISIREAHVLEMVGYCDHRPGSQAIPPGLPIQIPDHGDFLGILANKDSTAMASTVLQTARTYWPGFPVLSLKVYAGVEKLLPVLQRSDHAPFWKAGIPAIMWTDTSEFRNHNYHQPTDTPDTLDYDFLRSVSQILIATVLTSVQN
- a CDS encoding cold-shock protein, producing MARGTVKWFNEKKGFGFIQQEGGADVFVHFSAIQGDGFKTLAEGQAVEFEIIEDAKGAKAQNVTRV